Proteins from a single region of Longimicrobiales bacterium:
- a CDS encoding OmpA family protein codes for MIVRRFAVAVLAATLAVGACKGDPPPMPEPPTADQDSLQAYRDSVANAERMAREAAAAAAAERAAAAAERAAAAAARTTLMERVLFDYDESAIRMDQQSLLRQKVAILRASPQVQIRIAGHADERGSTEYNLALGTSRAAAIRDYLTDSGLPASRFSIVSYGEERPSNRSSSEMAWSQNRRAEFEITAGSSAINPGN; via the coding sequence ATGATCGTCCGTCGTTTTGCCGTAGCGGTCTTGGCCGCCACACTAGCCGTGGGAGCCTGTAAGGGTGACCCACCCCCGATGCCTGAGCCGCCTACGGCTGATCAGGACTCACTTCAGGCGTACCGTGACTCCGTAGCCAATGCCGAGCGTATGGCGCGTGAAGCTGCAGCAGCAGCAGCAGCCGAGCGTGCAGCAGCAGCTGCCGAGCGTGCAGCCGCGGCCGCCGCACGCACCACGCTCATGGAGCGGGTCCTCTTTGACTATGACGAGTCGGCGATCCGTATGGATCAGCAGAGCCTTCTGCGTCAGAAAGTCGCGATCCTGCGCGCCAGTCCTCAGGTCCAGATCCGTATTGCTGGTCACGCGGATGAGCGTGGATCGACCGAATACAACCTCGCGCTTGGCACCAGCCGGGCCGCGGCGATTCGGGACTACCTGACCGACTCCGGACTGCCGGCCAGCAGGTTCTCCATCGTTTCGTACGGTGAAGAGCGCCCGTCAAACCGATCCTCGAGTGAGATGGCTTGGTCGCAGAACCGTCGGGCCGAGTTCGAGATCACCGCAGGCTCGAGCGCGATCAACCCGGGCAACTAG
- a CDS encoding TonB C-terminal domain-containing protein, with protein sequence MSRRHDPFDRQSALASAAFHVTLLLVAWVTSLGSTPQMEFITYEIELVSPPPTQQAEEFAPAVEEMTVETPDPTPPKPELPAPEPEEEVTIEQEDPPEDPPEPETDPVTEVADDPTPATTTEEPVEDATESGEDINVRMEGVRRDYPAYYGNIIRQIQNCFRPPQGRNLMTTVFFYIERDGSVTDMDFVGRSGNSDFDFSALGAVECAGRGRFGPLPDDLPYERLPIQFKFEPRGEVS encoded by the coding sequence ATGTCCCGACGGCACGATCCCTTCGACCGCCAGAGCGCTCTTGCGTCCGCGGCGTTTCATGTCACGCTCCTGTTGGTGGCCTGGGTGACCTCGTTGGGCAGCACGCCGCAAATGGAGTTCATCACGTACGAGATCGAGTTGGTTTCGCCGCCGCCGACCCAGCAGGCTGAGGAATTCGCCCCGGCCGTCGAGGAAATGACCGTCGAGACGCCCGATCCGACTCCGCCCAAGCCTGAGCTTCCGGCACCAGAGCCTGAGGAGGAGGTCACGATCGAGCAGGAGGACCCGCCCGAAGACCCTCCCGAGCCAGAAACGGACCCGGTTACTGAAGTGGCGGACGACCCGACACCGGCGACAACCACCGAAGAGCCCGTGGAAGACGCGACGGAGTCCGGAGAGGACATCAACGTCCGAATGGAAGGCGTTCGCCGCGACTACCCGGCATACTACGGCAACATCATCCGACAGATCCAGAACTGCTTCCGGCCTCCACAGGGCCGCAATTTGATGACGACAGTGTTCTTCTACATCGAACGCGACGGCTCCGTGACTGACATGGACTTTGTCGGTCGTTCAGGAAACTCAGATTTCGATTTCAGTGCCTTGGGCGCCGTTGAATGTGCCGGTCGAGGGAGATTCGGACCTCTCCCCGACGACCTGCCATACGAGCGACTCCCGATCCAATTCAAGTTCGAGCCGCGAGGCGAAGTATCATGA